A stretch of Ligilactobacillus faecis DNA encodes these proteins:
- a CDS encoding alkaline phosphatase family protein, protein MKDNSIKGQIIMLVGVFIFATADLFWATTPNVVSYYTQPSLQLSSLNMFHSLTVIGEPLLLLGLGAYSVQSKNPVAKAAKFWLYTFFCGLLMALVYFLVEKDISAWLLYGVFLPILRNTYPIITGIIIGLVLLPFYQRIVAKAPYFTYVFLGIIFLLPMIFDKDIFGTSGGDSIVASLALFYLGSTLTIAPLKLTNGKVWCLLSVSVVLQLLLAAIMPTFSMAAHNDLNTIGRFYTAASFLTVALAVCLFLLLKRYLGFEMRGHVEYLVLSVLVISNLNDVTNMIIAFNDKVVGKATLKVAGLITLEVVLGLSCIFIINFILINLPFVQRIGQKITKALPPFTVETADQWLKERLVQVRDFCQSHMPYLSGLIGAYILACLSFLFMNTSWSIEIDVDVHYNIFAYTLGARQIEVLLTTVVICLLFKFVWALTDRYWLSEILVGSFVIIWTVANRLKIETRAEPIIPSELAMVKALGSLLSMVENWIVITALCVLALAVGLSIYLERKYPFGRKSWPKRLIWVFVPILFFSSSFYINHPNSYVRVFMDKIGNLPTFYNQLAGAQRNGPILQFVNNLDVEIMAKPADYSEKTMQEIARRYTKRAQQINKTRKNNLGDQIVIFGLSESFADPTRIPGLALPNDPIPYVRSLKQATTSGYMLSSGYGGGTANMEYMALTGLNLANFSPTLPTPYTQLVSRQSYAPNITQYFPESVAIHPYIGVYYNRQSVYQKFGFDRFMYLGSQYPIKYQKKIDRSPYLSDETAYKNTLAQIKQAKSGLFINLVTMQNHYPYNKHYYNDSNKFEPEGEAASADVKTMVKDYATGLSHSDKAVQEFIKQIDLIDKPITFVFYGDHLPGIYPTVDMKKYGLTLHETDYFIYSNAYAQKLGARKLTKATQLVTPTDFPALTTEQTNAKISAYYALLTDVTNKLPALTMNTSESTSNSYNTSLELIDEKGAQVTKKELTQEQKQILHDYQLVQYDITAGKQYLAKENFDK, encoded by the coding sequence GTGAAAGATAATTCGATAAAAGGTCAGATCATAATGCTCGTGGGGGTATTTATATTTGCAACTGCTGATCTATTTTGGGCTACGACTCCAAATGTAGTCTCATACTATACGCAACCGTCATTACAGTTAAGTTCATTAAATATGTTCCATAGTTTGACAGTGATCGGGGAACCCCTACTTTTGCTTGGGTTAGGAGCATATAGTGTTCAAAGTAAAAATCCAGTTGCAAAAGCTGCAAAGTTTTGGCTGTATACTTTTTTTTGTGGTCTTTTGATGGCGTTGGTATATTTTTTAGTAGAGAAAGATATTTCGGCCTGGTTGCTCTATGGTGTTTTTTTACCGATTTTACGTAATACGTATCCAATAATAACTGGGATCATCATAGGCTTAGTGTTATTGCCATTTTATCAACGTATAGTTGCCAAAGCGCCTTACTTTACATATGTCTTTTTAGGGATCATTTTTTTATTACCGATGATTTTTGATAAAGATATCTTTGGTACTAGTGGTGGAGATTCAATAGTGGCAAGTTTAGCGTTGTTTTATCTTGGGAGCACTTTGACTATAGCACCGTTAAAATTGACGAATGGCAAAGTTTGGTGCTTATTAAGTGTGAGCGTAGTTTTGCAACTATTGTTAGCCGCTATTATGCCGACATTTTCAATGGCGGCTCATAATGATCTAAATACGATAGGAAGATTTTATACTGCAGCTTCGTTTCTCACTGTAGCGCTAGCGGTCTGCTTATTTTTATTGCTCAAGAGGTATTTGGGGTTTGAAATGAGAGGCCATGTAGAATATTTAGTCCTTTCTGTATTAGTGATCAGTAACTTAAACGATGTAACTAATATGATCATCGCATTTAATGATAAAGTAGTTGGGAAAGCTACTCTGAAAGTAGCCGGTCTTATAACACTAGAGGTCGTGCTAGGATTAAGTTGTATTTTTATTATCAATTTTATTTTGATCAATTTACCATTTGTACAAAGAATCGGACAGAAGATCACAAAAGCTTTACCTCCTTTTACTGTCGAAACAGCAGATCAATGGCTCAAAGAACGGTTAGTTCAAGTCAGAGACTTTTGTCAGAGTCATATGCCTTATTTGAGCGGACTTATAGGGGCCTACATCTTGGCTTGTCTGTCATTTTTATTTATGAATACGTCATGGTCGATCGAGATCGATGTCGATGTTCATTATAATATTTTTGCTTATACATTAGGGGCTCGTCAGATCGAGGTCTTATTAACGACTGTTGTGATCTGCCTACTGTTTAAGTTTGTTTGGGCTTTAACAGATCGTTATTGGCTATCAGAGATTTTGGTAGGCTCATTTGTGATCATTTGGACAGTTGCTAACCGCTTAAAGATCGAGACTCGAGCCGAGCCGATCATACCATCTGAATTAGCGATGGTCAAAGCCCTCGGTAGTTTACTTAGTATGGTAGAAAATTGGATCGTGATCACTGCTTTGTGTGTCTTGGCGTTAGCAGTCGGTTTGAGTATTTATCTGGAAAGAAAATATCCATTTGGTAGAAAAAGCTGGCCAAAACGCTTGATTTGGGTGTTTGTACCGATTTTATTTTTTAGCAGTTCTTTTTATATCAACCATCCTAATTCATATGTCAGAGTCTTTATGGATAAAATTGGGAATCTACCAACTTTTTATAACCAATTAGCTGGAGCACAAAGAAATGGTCCGATTTTGCAATTTGTGAACAACCTTGATGTCGAGATCATGGCTAAGCCAGCAGATTATTCTGAAAAAACGATGCAAGAGATCGCTAGGCGCTATACAAAACGAGCACAACAGATCAATAAAACACGGAAAAATAACTTAGGCGATCAAATCGTGATCTTTGGTTTAAGTGAGAGTTTTGCTGATCCAACGCGTATTCCAGGGCTCGCTTTGCCAAATGATCCGATCCCCTATGTGCGTTCTTTAAAACAAGCAACGACTTCAGGCTATATGCTTAGTTCAGGTTATGGTGGTGGAACTGCAAATATGGAATATATGGCGCTAACTGGGCTAAATTTAGCTAATTTCTCACCAACTTTACCGACGCCATATACGCAACTAGTTTCAAGGCAAAGCTATGCTCCAAATATCACACAATATTTCCCAGAATCAGTTGCGATCCACCCATATATAGGCGTTTACTATAATCGACAAAGTGTTTATCAAAAATTTGGGTTTGATCGCTTTATGTATCTTGGGAGTCAGTATCCGATCAAGTACCAAAAGAAGATCGATCGAAGTCCGTATCTTTCAGATGAGACTGCCTACAAGAATACATTAGCTCAAATAAAGCAAGCTAAAAGTGGGCTATTTATCAATTTAGTTACGATGCAAAATCATTATCCATATAATAAGCACTACTATAATGATTCAAATAAATTTGAACCAGAAGGTGAAGCAGCAAGTGCAGATGTCAAGACGATGGTCAAGGACTACGCCACAGGATTATCCCACTCTGATAAAGCTGTACAAGAGTTCATCAAACAGATCGATCTGATCGATAAACCGATCACCTTTGTTTTTTACGGCGATCATTTACCAGGTATTTATCCAACAGTCGATATGAAAAAGTATGGGCTGACATTACATGAGACGGATTACTTTATTTATTCAAATGCTTATGCTCAGAAATTAGGCGCTAGAAAGTTGACAAAAGCGACTCAGCTTGTTACGCCAACTGATTTTCCAGCGTTAACGACTGAGCAGACCAATGCAAAGATCTCAGCTTATTATGCTTTATTGACTGATGTGACTAATAAACTTCCAGCACTTACGATGAACACTTCTGAGAGTACAAGTAATAGTTATAATACAAGCTTAGAATTGATCGATGAAAAAGGTGCTCAAGTTACTAAAAAAGAGCTTACCCAAGAACAAAAGCAGATCTTGCATGATTATCAACTAGTTCAATATGATATAACTGCTGGAAAACAATATCTGGCAAAAGAAAATTTTGACAAGTGA
- a CDS encoding glycoside hydrolase family 68 protein has protein sequence MKEGVLVIERKKMYKSGKHWVVATVVASSLLAGTNAVSADQNDTVTAKDTPQVEMSVAKTQSDEVELTTQADQKEVTNDSDIQSGAEKNISEAQETTSSNVTDTSKDEAQLASSVQASVPEQTEKVDTTVGVENSKDATSVNNEVTTASETKISTTAKLATQNSDKTTSAVTKIEATVKNESTRPTLNETAQKIADEAKLNTNDLTDEQINALNKVIVDDSNGTKMTYKNFEDIANALINQDSRYAIPYFNASQIKNMPAAYTRDAETGEYADLDIWDSWPVQDAQTGYVSNWNGYQLVIAMMGRPGYEDNHLYLLYNKYGDNDFSHWKNAGSIFGYNETPDIQEWSGSAIVNKDNSIQLFYTKNNTGNGRHNDQRVATATIYLDHNNNEVSIAKVENDRVIFSGDGYHYQTYDQWANHKTFDDDFTLRDSHVVEDENGDRYLVFEANTGMQDYQGEHQIYKWSNYGGDAAFNTNSFFNILSNADKKSRAKWANAAIGILKLTNDQKRPEVETIFDPLVTAPMVSDEIERPNVVKLGDKYYLFAASRLTRGVDTDLITKANQTVGDNVIMLGYVSDNLKSGYRPLNSSGVVLTASVPANWRTATYSYYAVPVEGYSDRVLVTAYMTNRGEVAGEGKNSTWSPSFLVQINPDGTTQVLAKMTNQGDWIWDDSSENPEMMGTLETAALPGEREKPVDWDLIGYGLKPHTPAKPTEPTNPSVPEVPTTPETPSDPEVPTTPETPSNPEVPTTPETPSVPEVPTTPETPVVPDKYVVPTEPTSHVAKDTQTELPQLNEEKGGSLAMLAAGMSAVLMGLGLRSTKKRRSN, from the coding sequence ATGAAAGAAGGAGTACTTGTGATCGAACGTAAGAAAATGTATAAGTCTGGTAAGCATTGGGTCGTAGCAACTGTTGTAGCCTCTTCACTATTAGCTGGGACCAATGCAGTATCTGCCGATCAAAATGATACAGTAACAGCAAAAGATACACCTCAAGTTGAAATGAGTGTCGCAAAAACACAAAGTGATGAGGTGGAGTTAACTACACAAGCTGATCAAAAAGAGGTGACAAACGATAGTGATATTCAGTCAGGTGCTGAAAAAAACATATCTGAAGCACAAGAAACTACATCTTCTAACGTAACGGATACGAGTAAGGATGAAGCTCAGTTAGCTAGCTCAGTACAAGCATCAGTACCAGAACAAACAGAAAAAGTTGATACAACTGTTGGCGTGGAAAATTCAAAAGACGCGACATCAGTAAACAACGAAGTTACGACAGCTAGTGAGACCAAGATTTCAACAACAGCTAAGTTAGCTACACAAAATAGCGATAAGACAACGTCTGCAGTTACAAAAATTGAAGCGACAGTAAAAAATGAAAGTACTCGTCCAACATTAAATGAGACAGCTCAAAAAATTGCAGATGAAGCTAAGTTAAATACTAATGATTTAACTGATGAACAAATCAATGCTTTAAATAAAGTTATTGTAGATGATTCAAATGGAACGAAAATGACTTACAAAAACTTTGAAGACATTGCAAATGCTTTGATCAATCAAGATTCACGTTATGCTATTCCATATTTTAATGCCTCACAAATCAAAAATATGCCAGCTGCATACACACGTGATGCAGAGACAGGTGAATATGCCGACTTAGATATTTGGGATTCTTGGCCTGTTCAAGATGCACAAACAGGATATGTTTCAAATTGGAACGGATATCAACTTGTGATCGCAATGATGGGACGTCCAGGATATGAAGATAACCATCTTTACTTACTCTATAATAAATATGGAGATAATGATTTCTCACATTGGAAGAATGCAGGTTCGATCTTTGGGTATAACGAAACACCAGATATTCAAGAATGGTCTGGTTCAGCTATTGTAAACAAAGACAATTCCATCCAATTATTTTATACTAAGAATAATACCGGAAATGGGCGCCACAATGATCAACGTGTAGCGACTGCAACAATCTACTTAGATCACAATAATAATGAAGTTTCGATTGCTAAAGTTGAAAATGATCGTGTGATCTTTTCTGGTGATGGCTATCACTACCAAACTTATGATCAATGGGCAAATCATAAAACTTTTGATGATGACTTTACTTTGCGTGATTCTCATGTTGTAGAAGATGAAAATGGTGATCGCTACTTAGTTTTTGAAGCTAATACAGGAATGCAAGACTATCAGGGTGAGCACCAGATCTATAAATGGTCTAACTATGGTGGCGATGCAGCTTTTAATACAAATAGTTTCTTTAATATTTTAAGTAATGCTGATAAAAAGTCACGTGCTAAGTGGGCTAATGCAGCTATTGGAATTTTGAAATTAACTAATGATCAAAAACGTCCAGAAGTGGAAACTATTTTTGATCCTTTGGTAACTGCTCCAATGGTAAGCGATGAGATCGAACGTCCTAATGTTGTAAAACTTGGAGATAAATATTACTTATTTGCAGCTAGTCGGTTGACTAGAGGTGTAGATACTGATTTAATCACAAAGGCTAACCAAACGGTTGGTGATAACGTTATTATGCTGGGTTATGTTTCAGATAATTTGAAGAGTGGCTATCGTCCGTTGAATAGTTCTGGAGTAGTGTTGACTGCCTCAGTTCCTGCTAACTGGAGAACTGCGACTTATTCATACTATGCCGTTCCAGTCGAGGGATATAGTGACCGTGTCTTAGTTACAGCATATATGACGAATCGTGGTGAAGTAGCAGGTGAAGGTAAGAACTCTACTTGGTCACCAAGCTTTTTAGTTCAAATTAACCCGGATGGGACGACTCAAGTATTAGCTAAAATGACTAACCAAGGTGATTGGATCTGGGATGATAGTAGTGAAAATCCTGAAATGATGGGAACCCTTGAAACTGCTGCTTTACCAGGCGAACGTGAAAAGCCAGTTGATTGGGATCTGATCGGTTATGGCTTAAAACCACATACGCCAGCAAAACCAACTGAACCAACAAATCCAAGTGTACCAGAAGTGCCAACAACACCAGAAACACCAAGTGATCCGGAAGTACCAACGACTCCAGAGACACCAAGTAATCCGGAAGTACCAACGACTCCAGAGACACCAAGTGTGCCAGAAGTACCAACAACGCCAGAAACACCAGTTGTACCTGATAAGTACGTTGTTCCAACTGAACCAACTTCGCATGTTGCTAAAGATACACAAACTGAATTACCACAATTGAATGAAGAAAAAGGTGGTAGTTTAGCTATGCTTGCAGCTGGCATGAGTGCGGTCTTGATGGGATTAGGCTTAAGATCAACTAAAAAGCGGCGTTCAAACTAA
- a CDS encoding PTS fructose transporter subunit IIABC: MDIRDLLMTDIMIMDLDATTKAEVIDEMVHNLYEHGIIDNEEVYKKDILKREAEGSTGMGDGIAIPHAHDEAVKKPAVMFARSVKGVDYQSMDGQPAHLFFMIAAPEGGDNTHLKALAALSQVLLDPAVVSALKAADTPQKVQDIFAKAVAKKEAENKAQEEQEKAAQNAPVDDSKPYIVAVTACPNGIAHTYMAEENLKKKAKEMGVDIKVETNGSEGIKHRLTPEEIKRAKGVIVAADKKVEMARFDGKELVNRPVTDAIKEPEKLINEVLEDKAPVYHASASDATADEEESSNGSVWGNIYKQLMNGISHMLPFVIGGGILMAISFIVEQYMGGAKSPAFIFLNNAGNMAFAFMVPVLAAYIAEAIGDRPALMPGFVGGFMATVYSGSFGGAYTANVMSDAKSAAGFLGGIAAGFIAGYLMVGLKKLCANLPRSVEGMKPMLIYPILGLLFIALIMYYIINPIFSTVNIWITNFLNHLGTGNTVVLSLVLAGMMAVDMGGPFNKAAYVFASGAFANDPKSVAAAGLMAAVMVGGMIPPFATAIATTFFPNKFPEEERRAGVSNWVLGFSFITEGAIPFASADPGRVIPSCVIGSAIGGALVGLWHVSVPAPHGGFWVTPLATNPLGYIGAVVIGSIIAGVILGLWKKERK; this comes from the coding sequence ATGGATATTCGCGATTTGTTGATGACAGATATCATGATCATGGATCTTGATGCCACGACAAAAGCAGAAGTTATCGATGAAATGGTGCATAATCTTTACGAACATGGCATCATCGATAACGAAGAAGTTTACAAAAAAGATATTTTAAAGCGTGAAGCTGAAGGCTCAACTGGTATGGGCGATGGGATCGCGATCCCACATGCACATGATGAAGCTGTCAAAAAACCAGCTGTGATGTTTGCGCGCAGTGTCAAAGGTGTCGATTATCAATCGATGGACGGGCAACCAGCGCACTTGTTCTTTATGATCGCTGCCCCAGAAGGTGGCGACAACACGCACTTAAAAGCTTTAGCTGCTTTGTCACAAGTTTTACTTGATCCAGCAGTTGTTAGTGCTTTGAAAGCAGCTGATACGCCACAAAAAGTACAAGATATTTTTGCTAAAGCTGTGGCTAAAAAAGAAGCTGAAAATAAAGCTCAAGAAGAACAAGAAAAAGCAGCTCAAAATGCACCAGTCGATGATTCTAAGCCATATATCGTTGCCGTAACAGCTTGTCCTAATGGGATCGCGCACACATATATGGCCGAAGAAAACTTGAAGAAAAAAGCCAAAGAAATGGGCGTCGACATTAAAGTCGAAACGAATGGTTCTGAAGGGATCAAGCACCGTTTGACACCAGAAGAGATCAAACGAGCTAAAGGTGTTATCGTGGCAGCTGACAAAAAAGTCGAGATGGCTCGTTTTGACGGTAAAGAATTAGTCAACCGTCCGGTAACAGACGCGATCAAAGAACCAGAAAAATTGATCAATGAAGTGTTAGAAGATAAGGCACCGGTCTATCACGCTAGTGCTTCTGATGCTACAGCAGACGAAGAAGAAAGCTCGAACGGTTCAGTTTGGGGCAATATCTATAAACAATTGATGAACGGGATCTCTCACATGCTACCATTTGTTATTGGTGGTGGGATCTTGATGGCGATCTCCTTTATCGTTGAGCAATATATGGGAGGCGCTAAATCACCAGCTTTTATCTTCTTAAATAACGCTGGGAACATGGCTTTTGCCTTCATGGTCCCTGTTTTAGCCGCTTATATCGCTGAAGCGATCGGTGATCGTCCAGCCTTGATGCCTGGTTTTGTCGGTGGTTTCATGGCGACAGTTTACTCTGGGTCATTTGGCGGAGCTTATACAGCAAACGTAATGTCAGATGCTAAATCGGCTGCTGGTTTCTTAGGTGGGATCGCTGCTGGTTTTATCGCTGGTTACTTGATGGTTGGCTTAAAGAAGCTTTGTGCTAACTTACCACGTTCAGTTGAAGGTATGAAGCCAATGTTGATCTACCCGATCTTAGGCTTGTTGTTCATTGCGTTGATCATGTATTACATCATCAATCCGATCTTTTCAACAGTCAACATTTGGATCACGAACTTCTTGAATCATTTAGGAACAGGAAATACTGTTGTCTTGAGCCTTGTTTTAGCTGGGATGATGGCCGTCGACATGGGAGGCCCATTCAACAAAGCTGCTTATGTCTTTGCTTCTGGGGCTTTTGCTAACGATCCTAAATCTGTTGCAGCTGCTGGTTTGATGGCAGCCGTGATGGTCGGCGGGATGATTCCTCCATTTGCAACAGCGATCGCAACGACTTTCTTCCCAAATAAATTCCCTGAAGAAGAACGTCGTGCTGGGGTCTCCAACTGGGTCTTAGGTTTCTCCTTTATCACAGAAGGTGCGATCCCATTTGCTAGTGCAGATCCAGGTCGCGTGATCCCATCATGTGTGATCGGTTCTGCGATCGGGGGAGCTCTTGTTGGGCTTTGGCATGTGTCTGTGCCAGCCCCACACGGCGGTTTCTGGGTAACACCATTAGCTACGAATCCATTAGGTTACATCGGGGCAGTTGTGATCGGTTCGATCATCGCTGGTGTGATCTTAGGTCTTTGGAAAAAAGAACGTAAATAA
- the pfkB gene encoding 1-phosphofructokinase, translating into MIYTVTVNPSIDYIVQLKELTLGEVNRMDYDNKLPGGKGINVSRILKELGLDNTALGFLGGFTGEFVKEALEKTGLKTNFTPIKDDTRINVKIKAQAETEINGRGPQLSAAEIASFKAQFDKLTPDDVVIFAGSLVPSLDDDFYFDLIKVIRQKGAQFVIDTTGESLLKTLPEKPLVVKPNNHELAELFDVELDGIADIVKYGKKLLEMGAQHVLISMAGDGGLMITKDKVYRSYAPKGTVVNSVGAGDSMIGGFTGTFAKTNDPLEAFRYGLACGSATAFSEDLADKAKIDEILPLIKIEEYK; encoded by the coding sequence ATGATCTATACTGTAACCGTCAATCCATCGATCGATTACATCGTCCAATTAAAAGAATTGACTTTAGGCGAAGTCAACCGAATGGATTATGATAACAAATTACCTGGAGGCAAAGGGATCAATGTTTCACGGATCTTAAAAGAACTTGGTCTTGATAATACAGCTTTGGGTTTCCTTGGTGGTTTTACAGGTGAATTTGTCAAAGAAGCTTTAGAGAAGACAGGTTTGAAGACGAATTTTACTCCGATCAAAGACGACACGCGGATCAACGTAAAGATCAAAGCACAAGCTGAAACAGAGATCAACGGGCGTGGACCGCAGTTGAGCGCAGCAGAGATCGCTAGTTTCAAAGCACAATTTGATAAATTGACACCAGATGATGTCGTTATTTTTGCAGGGAGTTTAGTCCCAAGTTTAGACGATGATTTTTATTTTGATCTGATCAAAGTGATCCGCCAAAAAGGTGCCCAATTTGTGATCGATACGACTGGGGAAAGCTTGTTAAAAACGTTGCCTGAAAAGCCATTGGTCGTAAAACCAAATAACCATGAATTGGCGGAATTGTTTGATGTTGAGTTAGATGGTATCGCTGATATCGTCAAATACGGGAAAAAGCTCCTTGAAATGGGAGCCCAACACGTGTTGATCTCAATGGCTGGCGATGGTGGTCTGATGATCACAAAAGATAAAGTTTACCGTTCGTATGCACCAAAGGGAACCGTGGTCAACTCTGTCGGTGCTGGCGATTCAATGATCGGGGGGTTCACTGGAACATTTGCTAAAACAAATGATCCCTTGGAAGCTTTCCGCTATGGGCTAGCTTGTGGTTCAGCCACAGCCTTTTCTGAAGATCTTGCTGATAAAGCAAAGATCGATGAGATCTTACCATTGATCAAGATCGAAGAGTATAAATAA
- a CDS encoding DeoR/GlpR family DNA-binding transcription regulator yields MLAEERQQLIMQMLKENNVVKLQEICERAVCSESSARRDLQLLEEQGRLVRIHGGAKIKHSLQQELDMDGKATKNVLEKALLAKEAVLQIEDDDVIYLDAGTTTLAMIPYLAEKHDLTVVTNGVLHASYLADRGIRTILVGGALKNTTKAIVGVKAVSYLGQFRFNKAFLGINGIHHKYGFTTPDPDEAEVKQMALEQSEETFVLADPTKFDIVSFVKVADLSQATIITTGLSPQLNARYSEQTTIQGAIR; encoded by the coding sequence GTGCTTGCAGAAGAAAGGCAACAACTGATCATGCAGATGTTGAAAGAAAACAACGTTGTTAAGCTACAAGAGATCTGTGAACGAGCCGTTTGTTCGGAATCATCGGCGCGGCGTGATCTTCAACTATTAGAAGAACAAGGACGCTTAGTGCGGATCCATGGTGGAGCAAAGATCAAACATTCGCTTCAACAAGAGTTAGACATGGATGGCAAAGCCACTAAAAATGTGCTTGAAAAAGCGCTCCTGGCTAAAGAAGCTGTCTTACAGATCGAAGATGATGATGTGATCTACTTAGACGCAGGGACGACGACTTTAGCGATGATCCCATATTTAGCAGAAAAGCATGATCTAACAGTTGTAACAAACGGTGTTTTACATGCGTCATATCTAGCTGATCGTGGGATCAGGACGATCTTAGTTGGTGGTGCTTTGAAGAACACGACTAAAGCGATCGTAGGTGTCAAAGCTGTCAGTTACTTAGGTCAATTTAGATTCAATAAAGCATTTCTAGGTATAAATGGGATCCACCATAAATATGGCTTTACGACACCTGATCCAGATGAAGCTGAAGTCAAACAAATGGCACTAGAACAAAGTGAGGAAACTTTTGTTTTAGCTGATCCGACTAAGTTTGATATCGTTTCATTTGTCAAAGTTGCTGATCTTTCGCAAGCTACGATCATTACGACTGGTCTTTCACCACAGTTAAACGCACGCTATAGTGAACAAACAACGATTCAGGGGGCAATAAGATGA
- a CDS encoding PFL family protein — protein MEFEKILETIQMIKDQNLDVRTITMGISLLDCVDSDSNKACQKIYTKITTKAKDLVKVAEQIEMEYGIPIINKRITVTPISLVAADSEAKDYIKYAKTLDRAAKDLGVDFIGGFSALVQKGMTKADERLIASLPEVLTQTKLVCGSVNVGSSKSGINMDAVRQMGEVITEAAKIDYRANTKLVVFCNAVEDNPFMAGGFHGVSEPDVVLNVGVSGPGVVKVALEKVKGRPLDEVAETIKKTAFKVTRMGQLVGTIASERLNVPFGIVDLSLAPTPAVGDSVAQILEEIGLEQVGAYGTTAALALLNDAVKKGGIMACSHVGGLSGAFIPVSEDAGMIAAVKEKTLSLAKLEAMTAVCSVGLDMIAVPGDIPATTVSGMIADEAAIGMINNKTTAVRILPVPGKKVGEEVEFGGLLGYAPLMDYVRADSRKLIERGGSIPAPIHSFKN, from the coding sequence ATGGAATTTGAAAAGATCTTAGAAACAATCCAGATGATTAAAGACCAAAACTTAGATGTACGCACGATCACAATGGGGATCTCCCTCCTTGATTGTGTTGATAGCGATAGTAATAAAGCTTGCCAAAAGATCTACACTAAAATTACGACTAAGGCTAAGGACCTCGTTAAAGTTGCTGAGCAGATCGAGATGGAATATGGGATCCCGATCATCAATAAACGGATCACGGTGACCCCGATCTCCTTAGTGGCAGCAGATTCTGAGGCTAAAGATTATATTAAATATGCAAAAACGCTTGACCGTGCTGCAAAAGATTTAGGAGTAGACTTTATCGGAGGTTTTTCTGCGCTTGTGCAAAAAGGCATGACTAAAGCAGATGAGCGGTTGATCGCTTCTTTACCAGAAGTTTTGACACAAACTAAACTTGTGTGTGGTTCAGTTAATGTCGGTTCGAGCAAGAGTGGGATCAATATGGATGCAGTCCGTCAGATGGGTGAAGTCATCACTGAAGCAGCTAAAATCGATTATCGTGCTAATACTAAACTAGTTGTTTTTTGCAATGCAGTCGAAGATAATCCGTTTATGGCTGGTGGATTTCATGGCGTCTCTGAGCCAGATGTCGTTCTCAATGTTGGCGTCTCTGGACCAGGCGTTGTCAAAGTGGCGCTAGAAAAAGTCAAAGGTCGACCTTTAGATGAGGTGGCGGAAACGATCAAAAAGACGGCTTTTAAAGTTACACGTATGGGACAATTAGTTGGCACGATCGCATCTGAGCGTCTAAATGTGCCTTTTGGGATCGTTGATCTTTCGTTAGCACCTACGCCAGCAGTGGGCGACTCAGTTGCACAGATCTTGGAAGAGATCGGGTTGGAACAAGTAGGGGCCTATGGTACGACAGCAGCACTAGCGTTACTAAATGATGCTGTTAAAAAAGGTGGTATTATGGCTTGTAGCCATGTTGGCGGACTTTCAGGTGCTTTTATCCCCGTTTCGGAAGATGCAGGGATGATCGCAGCTGTTAAAGAAAAGACGCTTTCACTAGCTAAATTAGAGGCAATGACAGCTGTTTGTTCTGTTGGCCTTGATATGATCGCCGTTCCTGGAGATATCCCTGCGACAACAGTCAGTGGAATGATTGCCGATGAAGCAGCGATCGGGATGATCAATAATAAGACGACAGCAGTTCGGATCTTACCAGTCCCAGGAAAGAAGGTAGGAGAAGAAGTTGAATTTGGCGGACTTTTAGGCTATGCGCCACTGATGGATTATGTACGTGCTGATAGTCGAAAGTTGATCGAACGTGGTGGATCGATCCCAGCTCCGATCCATAGTTTTAAGAATTAG
- a CDS encoding ACT domain-containing protein → MKAILTVVGQDKVGIVASVSQFLAQEQINILDISQTILDKYFTMMMAVYIPEKCDLKELETKLSALGQELKVEINLRNEAVYNAMHQL, encoded by the coding sequence ATGAAAGCTATCTTAACAGTAGTGGGACAAGATAAGGTCGGGATCGTTGCTTCTGTGAGTCAATTTTTGGCACAAGAACAGATCAATATCTTAGATATCAGCCAGACGATCTTAGATAAATATTTTACGATGATGATGGCGGTATATATTCCCGAAAAGTGTGATCTAAAAGAGCTCGAGACTAAGCTATCTGCCTTGGGGCAAGAGCTAAAAGTGGAGATCAATTTAAGGAATGAAGCTGTCTATAATGCGATGCATCAACTATAG